Proteins encoded by one window of Paenibacillus urinalis:
- a CDS encoding Rne/Rng family ribonuclease produces MKQTIVNCEPNLIRMALLEEGKVVEYAAERAGERGLLGSFFKGRVVNVLPGMQAAFVDIGQKKNAFLYIDDVLHPNLDKQPKIKPAITELLSVGQDIVVQVFKEPVGGKGARVTTHYALPGRWIVYMPMAGYIAVSKKIAKEGERSRLKSIAERCKRDEEGMIIRTVSEHESLEAIEGDVIQLRKVWQRIEQKASMNNAPRLLHQDLSILQRFIRDSYTVHSDEFVIDNEHQAREAKLFYQDVALNGVPHFHIYRGDKPVFEAYGVQEQLVRDFKRKVWLEGGGYVVIDHTEALTVIDVNTGKYIGGRNLEETVTKTNLQAAIEIARLIRLRDIGGIIIIDFIDMEFDRHRDEVMLTLERELQKDRTKSHVVGWTRLGLLELTRKKVREESSLVLE; encoded by the coding sequence ATGAAGCAAACGATTGTGAACTGTGAACCAAATCTGATTCGAATGGCTCTTCTGGAGGAAGGTAAAGTAGTTGAATACGCAGCGGAACGGGCGGGTGAAAGAGGACTGCTCGGTTCCTTTTTTAAGGGACGTGTAGTCAATGTGCTTCCAGGTATGCAGGCGGCGTTTGTTGATATCGGGCAGAAGAAAAATGCCTTTTTATATATCGATGATGTACTGCATCCCAACCTGGACAAGCAGCCTAAGATCAAGCCGGCCATTACAGAGCTACTTTCCGTGGGTCAGGATATTGTTGTTCAGGTGTTCAAGGAGCCGGTAGGTGGAAAAGGGGCAAGAGTCACAACGCACTATGCACTGCCCGGTCGCTGGATCGTTTATATGCCGATGGCGGGATATATAGCGGTATCCAAGAAAATTGCAAAAGAAGGTGAGCGATCTCGTCTCAAAAGTATTGCTGAGCGTTGTAAACGGGATGAAGAGGGTATGATTATACGAACGGTTTCTGAGCATGAAAGTTTGGAAGCGATTGAAGGTGATGTCATTCAGCTGCGCAAGGTGTGGCAGAGGATTGAGCAAAAAGCCAGCATGAACAATGCTCCGCGGCTGCTGCATCAGGATCTCAGCATTCTGCAAAGATTCATTCGGGACAGTTATACGGTTCATAGTGATGAATTTGTAATTGATAACGAGCATCAGGCGAGAGAAGCGAAGCTGTTCTATCAGGATGTCGCTTTGAATGGAGTGCCTCATTTTCATATTTATCGCGGGGATAAGCCTGTTTTTGAAGCATATGGAGTTCAGGAGCAACTGGTAAGGGACTTTAAGAGAAAGGTGTGGCTTGAAGGCGGCGGCTATGTCGTCATTGATCATACCGAAGCTCTGACCGTCATTGATGTCAACACGGGTAAGTATATAGGTGGTCGAAATCTGGAAGAGACGGTAACGAAGACGAATCTTCAAGCAGCGATTGAAATCGCCAGATTAATCAGACTCCGAGATATCGGAGGAATCATCATTATTGATTTTATAGACATGGAATTCGATCGACATCGGGATGAGGTTATGCTGACACTCGAGCGGGAGCTTCAGAAGGATCGCACTAAATCTCACGTAGTAGGATGGACAAGGCTCGGTCTGCTGGAGCTTACCCGCAAGAAGGTAAGGGAAGAGAGCAGCCTGGTGCTGGAGTGA
- a CDS encoding M50 family metallopeptidase: MINVMGIRLSLHPVFVLVMMLSVVTGRFIELLTLFAIVFIHELGHASCALLLGIRVTSIQMLPFGGVATIEDRGDLTARKEILISLAGPFQNVLMIAAAYAMNATGMWDGQFLDYFISSNLIIALFNLLPILPLDGGKIVQALLSIFLPYHRTLLVTYKISIMFSAMMLTYAFLPLMRGQEMVDLSVAMMGSFLLYANIVDYRNIPYRFVRFLMNRDILFSVHASSGSLAQPIISMPAKPLDNILRLFKREKYHMIYVMDKHGNIVGVLPEQRIIKSYFDKRT, translated from the coding sequence TTGATTAATGTAATGGGGATCCGGCTATCCCTGCATCCGGTATTTGTTCTTGTTATGATGCTCTCTGTCGTAACAGGGCGATTTATTGAGCTGTTAACGTTATTTGCCATCGTGTTTATCCATGAGCTTGGTCATGCAAGCTGCGCTTTGTTACTGGGGATTCGGGTTACCTCTATTCAGATGCTTCCTTTTGGGGGAGTGGCAACGATTGAGGACCGGGGGGATTTGACGGCCAGAAAAGAGATCCTGATCTCACTTGCGGGTCCCTTCCAAAATGTATTGATGATTGCAGCCGCCTATGCGATGAATGCCACAGGGATGTGGGATGGACAGTTTCTGGATTATTTTATTTCCTCAAACCTCATCATTGCCTTATTTAATTTGCTGCCGATTCTGCCATTGGATGGAGGCAAGATCGTACAAGCCTTGCTGAGTATATTTCTACCCTATCACAGGACACTGCTCGTTACTTATAAAATAAGTATCATGTTCAGTGCAATGATGCTGACCTACGCATTTTTGCCGCTGATGAGGGGACAGGAAATGGTGGATCTGAGCGTAGCTATGATGGGCTCCTTTCTCCTTTATGCCAACATCGTGGATTATCGGAATATCCCTTATCGATTCGTACGCTTTTTGATGAACAGGGATATTCTTTTTTCAGTCCATGCCTCTTCCGGGAGCTTGGCTCAACCAATAATTTCGATGCCAGCGAAACCTTTGGACAATATCTTGCGTTTATTTAAGAGAGAGAAATATCATATGATATACGTGATGGACAAGCATGGGAATATTGTTGGCGTTCTGCCAGAGCAGCGCATAATCAAGTCGTATTTTGATAAAAGAACGTAA
- a CDS encoding M23 family metallopeptidase — MNIKANIKQRRQERIRQLLDVEDTREKQSLKTIEHGRPIDRRRVPQAEQQPPFFQSVDETDINTAERDPELLWKKDRRRWVEDETYYDGPDQQPRFLNGLLKRIVISGILFGAIWGAFQWDAPFLERAKFFVADSLHQEMDFQAAAAWYTDHFGGTPSFLPIFQDDGASPLKVTASRKLSPPIAGTIAQPFAITMEGVEIVPNSEGGGVFQVDSIDAGRVIQVINNPETGTTVVVQHTGGLTGIYGRLAETKLETGSWVEEGGQIGQIPAGTLAHDKTLYFAVKDGDTYIDPAEVIAFD; from the coding sequence ATGAACATTAAAGCCAATATTAAACAGCGGAGACAGGAACGGATCCGACAGCTTCTTGATGTAGAAGATACCCGCGAGAAACAGAGCTTAAAGACCATAGAACATGGACGACCTATAGACAGGAGAAGGGTGCCGCAGGCAGAACAGCAGCCTCCCTTTTTTCAATCGGTTGACGAAACAGATATAAACACAGCTGAGCGAGATCCTGAGCTGTTATGGAAGAAGGATCGCAGAAGATGGGTAGAGGATGAGACTTATTACGATGGTCCGGATCAACAGCCCCGTTTTCTGAACGGACTGCTTAAGCGGATTGTGATCAGCGGCATATTATTTGGTGCGATCTGGGGTGCGTTTCAGTGGGATGCTCCGTTTTTGGAAAGAGCCAAGTTTTTTGTGGCAGACAGCCTTCATCAAGAAATGGATTTTCAAGCAGCGGCAGCCTGGTACACAGATCATTTCGGCGGCACCCCTTCTTTTTTGCCGATCTTTCAAGATGATGGTGCATCCCCGCTGAAAGTGACGGCTTCCCGTAAATTGTCTCCTCCCATTGCAGGCACAATTGCTCAGCCCTTTGCTATAACAATGGAAGGGGTGGAGATTGTACCTAATTCTGAAGGTGGAGGCGTTTTTCAAGTTGATAGCATTGATGCAGGACGAGTTATCCAGGTAATTAACAACCCCGAGACAGGTACGACGGTAGTTGTTCAGCATACAGGCGGGCTGACAGGCATTTACGGACGTCTTGCGGAAACTAAGCTGGAAACAGGCTCTTGGGTTGAAGAAGGCGGGCAGATCGGTCAGATCCCAGCAGGCACATTAGCGCATGATAAGACTTTGTACTTTGCAGTAAAGGATGGGGACACCTATATTGATCCAGCGGAAGTGATTGCTTTTGATTAA
- a CDS encoding FtsW/RodA/SpoVE family cell cycle protein has translation MLRKWKELDWPLMAVLVLFMLVSTMVVHSAIIPTPEFEGYDIRTAIFYILGFIIVLGIALVDYRALLKYSFVIYGIGLIMIILLFFIGAEVNGAKSWFKLPGGLLFQPAELVKLVLILVCAYMLGKRGGEPLRFRADIIPAALIVLVPFVLVLIQPDLGNAIIYLVVFVGMLWIAGTRYKHVLIGITTVLAALILFVTLFNTFNDQIKASLEEQNRLHWYQRINTFLNPGEASSDDRHQSSYAIIAIGTGGLAGDGFKQGELKNNHFIPYPYSDSIFVVIGEEFGFLGSAFVLLMYFALIYRLVRIAAACYDKRGAYIIIGIATMFIFQVYENVGMMVGLMPITGITLPFISYGGTSLLINMLCIGIVMSIKLHQDKYDLQNNETTTTTAPGL, from the coding sequence TTGCTTCGCAAATGGAAAGAGCTGGACTGGCCGCTAATGGCCGTTCTCGTTTTATTTATGCTGGTAAGTACGATGGTTGTACATAGTGCCATTATTCCAACACCGGAATTCGAGGGTTATGATATAAGGACTGCGATCTTTTACATCCTTGGATTCATCATTGTGCTGGGGATCGCGTTGGTCGATTATCGGGCATTGCTCAAGTATAGCTTCGTTATATACGGAATAGGCTTGATTATGATCATTCTCCTGTTCTTTATTGGAGCAGAAGTGAATGGTGCGAAGAGCTGGTTCAAGCTGCCGGGAGGATTGTTGTTCCAGCCCGCTGAATTGGTCAAGCTGGTGCTTATTCTCGTCTGCGCATATATGCTCGGTAAACGGGGCGGAGAACCGCTGAGATTCAGGGCGGATATTATTCCAGCCGCACTCATCGTTCTTGTTCCTTTTGTGCTCGTGCTGATTCAGCCGGACCTCGGGAATGCCATCATTTATTTGGTTGTATTTGTCGGGATGCTGTGGATTGCGGGAACAAGGTATAAGCATGTGTTGATTGGCATTACGACAGTGCTTGCCGCACTGATCCTATTTGTCACCTTGTTTAATACGTTTAATGATCAGATCAAAGCATCGCTTGAGGAACAGAATCGCTTGCATTGGTATCAGCGTATCAATACCTTTCTCAATCCGGGAGAGGCTTCGAGTGATGATAGACACCAATCCAGCTATGCCATCATTGCGATTGGCACCGGCGGATTGGCGGGGGACGGCTTTAAGCAGGGTGAACTCAAGAACAATCATTTTATCCCGTATCCCTATTCGGACTCCATATTTGTGGTCATAGGTGAAGAGTTTGGATTTTTGGGAAGTGCGTTTGTTCTGCTGATGTATTTTGCACTGATCTATCGTTTGGTTCGAATCGCAGCAGCTTGTTATGATAAACGAGGAGCTTATATCATCATTGGGATCGCAACCATGTTCATTTTTCAGGTATATGAAAATGTAGGTATGATGGTAGGGCTAATGCCGATTACGGGCATCACACTACCCTTTATCAGCTACGGTGGGACATCCCTTCTCATCAATATGCTCTGTATCGGAATTGTGATGAGCATCAAGCTGCATCAGGATAAGTACGATTTGCAAAATAATGAAACTACAACGACAACAGCACCTGGGCTTTAG